Proteins co-encoded in one Microcebus murinus isolate Inina chromosome 5, M.murinus_Inina_mat1.0, whole genome shotgun sequence genomic window:
- the SMIM29 gene encoding small integral membrane protein 29 isoform X1 — MSNTTVPSAPQANSDSMVGYVLGPFFLITLVGVVVAVVMYVQKKQRVDRLRHHLLPMYSYDPAEELHEAEQELLSDVGDPKVVHGWQSSYQHKPMPLLDVKT, encoded by the exons ATGAGTAACACCACAGTGCCCAGTGCCCCCCAGGCCAACAGCGACTCCATGGTGGGCTATGTGTTGGGGCCTTTCTTCCTCATCACCCTGGttggggtggtggtggctgtg GTGATGTATGTGCAGAAGAAGCAGCG GGTGGACCGGCTTCGACATCACCTGCTCCCCATGTACAGCTATGACCCTGCTGAGGAGCTGCATGAGGCCGAGCAGGAGCTACTTTCTGATGTGGGAGACCCCAAG GTGGTACACGGCTGGCAGAGCAGCTACCAGCACAAGCCGATGCCCTTGCTGGATGTCAAGACATGA
- the SMIM29 gene encoding small integral membrane protein 29 isoform X2 yields MSNTTVPSAPQANSDSMVMYVQKKQRVDRLRHHLLPMYSYDPAEELHEAEQELLSDVGDPKVVHGWQSSYQHKPMPLLDVKT; encoded by the exons ATGAGTAACACCACAGTGCCCAGTGCCCCCCAGGCCAACAGCGACTCCATG GTGATGTATGTGCAGAAGAAGCAGCG GGTGGACCGGCTTCGACATCACCTGCTCCCCATGTACAGCTATGACCCTGCTGAGGAGCTGCATGAGGCCGAGCAGGAGCTACTTTCTGATGTGGGAGACCCCAAG GTGGTACACGGCTGGCAGAGCAGCTACCAGCACAAGCCGATGCCCTTGCTGGATGTCAAGACATGA
- the HMGA1 gene encoding high mobility group protein HMG-I/HMG-Y isoform X1, whose protein sequence is MSESSSKSSQPLASKQEKDGTEKRGRGRPRKQPPVSPGTALVGSQKEPSEVPTPKRPRGRPKGSKNKGAAKTRKTATTPGRKPRGRPKKLEKEEEEGISQESSEEEQ, encoded by the exons ATGAGCGAGTCGAGCTCGaagtccagccagcccctggcctCCAAGCAGGAAAAGGACGGCACCGAGAAGCGGGGCCGCGGCAGGCCGCGCAAGCAGCCTCCGGTGAGTCCCGGGACGGCGCTGGTAGGGAGTCAG AAGGAGCCCAGCGAAGTGCCAACACCTAAGAGACCTCGGGGCCGACCAAAGGGAAGCAAAAACAAGGGTGCTGCCAAGACCCGG AAAACCGCCACAACTCCAGGAAGGAAACCAAGGGGCAGACCCAAAAAACTG gagaaggaggaagaggagggcatcTCGCAGGAGTCCTCAGAGGAGGAGCAGTGA
- the HMGA1 gene encoding high mobility group protein HMG-I/HMG-Y isoform X2 has translation MSESSSKSSQPLASKQEKDGTEKRGRGRPRKQPPKEPSEVPTPKRPRGRPKGSKNKGAAKTRKTATTPGRKPRGRPKKLEKEEEEGISQESSEEEQ, from the exons ATGAGCGAGTCGAGCTCGaagtccagccagcccctggcctCCAAGCAGGAAAAGGACGGCACCGAGAAGCGGGGCCGCGGCAGGCCGCGCAAGCAGCCTCCG AAGGAGCCCAGCGAAGTGCCAACACCTAAGAGACCTCGGGGCCGACCAAAGGGAAGCAAAAACAAGGGTGCTGCCAAGACCCGG AAAACCGCCACAACTCCAGGAAGGAAACCAAGGGGCAGACCCAAAAAACTG gagaaggaggaagaggagggcatcTCGCAGGAGTCCTCAGAGGAGGAGCAGTGA